A region from the Arachis ipaensis cultivar K30076 chromosome B01, Araip1.1, whole genome shotgun sequence genome encodes:
- the LOC110266358 gene encoding uncharacterized protein LOC110266358 has protein sequence MDKLKALTIPLDRWHMENSGNMDLGIRQFEEEIKKIDDLVSNSMYDGTIEARRNALVSSCKKWYIRKELHWKQMSQSRHAKEMDKNTRYFHNLALARRRNNQINTLLINGRLVRNQDRIKVSIRDFYKDLHHQKTSPDIGFWGGLVKQLSEVEAAELELMPSFEEIKDAIWDCESTKAPGSDGYNMNFIKKCWEEVGREFTEVVMGVGSEDANSYARFSRRDSECFCEGQENT, from the exons ATGGACAAGTTAAAGGCTTTGACGATTCCACTGGACAGATGGCATATGGAGAATTCTGGAAACATGGATTTGGGGATCAGACAATTTGAGGAAGAGATCAAGAAAATAGACGATTTGGTGAGTAACAGCATGTATGATGGGACCATAGAAGCAAGAAGAAATGCGCTTGTGAGTTCTTGTAAGAAATGGTATATTAGAAAGGAGctacattggaagcagatgtcacaGTCTAGGCATGCAAAGGAGATGGACAAAAACACTCGGTACTTTCACAATTTAGCTTTAGCTCGAAGAAGGAACAATCAAATTAACACCTTACTTATAAACGGAAGGTTAGTAAGGAATCAAGATAGGATTAAGGTTTCTATACGAGACTTCTATAAGGACTTGCACCATCAGAAGACATCGCCTGATATAGGATTCTGGGGTGGGCTGGTAAAACAGTTAAGTGAGGTAGAGGCAGCAGAGTTAGAGTTGATGCCGTCGTTTGAAGAAATAAAGGATGCAATTTGGGATTGTGAGTCAACTAAGGCACCTGGCAGCGATGGGTACAATATGAATTTCATTAAGAAGTGTTGGGAAGAAGTgggaagggagttcactgaagttGTGATGG GTGTTGGTTCGGAGGATGCGAACAGTTATGCCAGGTTTAGTAGGAGAGACTCAGAGTGCTTCTGTGAAGGGCAGGAAAATACATGA